ACGGCCCACCTCACGGTTCGTGAGGACGCCGACATCTTCGAGGACGTGCCGTCGACGGCTGCCGAGGGTCACGGACGGCCGTTCGGCGAGATTTTCGACGACCTCGAGTGGGAGTTCTCGGAGGTCCCCTCGGATCTCTTCGCGCCCGCGAAGGTGACGATCGACGTGATCGGCGGACCGACGTACGTCCACGGCGAGACGGACGAAGCGTTGCTCGTCGAGTCGTTCGACCTGTAGCCGTGCAGTTCAAACCGGTTCCCGAACCGCCGAGTGATATCGAGGCTATAGGGCCGATTCTCGAGGCCGTTCCCTCCGAAGCCGGGGCCGTCGACGACTGTTGTCAGCATCTCATAGCGGAGACGTCCCTCGAGAGCCGAAGCGAGGCCGAGACCTGGCTCGTCTTTCTGCGGGCGCTCGAACTCGTGACCGAGGAGCCGGCAGGCTATCGTCGACGTTCGGACGCGAAGGGCATGATTGATGGCGCATCGCCGAATTCGGACCGACTCCAACGGGCGTTTCGAGACCGCGTCTACGGGGCAGATTCGGTGCTCGAGATCCTCGAGCGAGCCGAGACGCCGCTTTCCACCGAGGAGGCCGGTGCCGAATTCCGTCAGCGGGCGACTGCTTCCAACCGTCGGAGCAACGTCGGTCGAAATCGGCTCGATGACGGCGATCGCGTCAATCGGCTGCTCGAGTGGACAACGCTGTTGGGACTCGGAGACCGAACCGACGACGGTCGGTACAGGTAGCCGTCACTGCGGGTTCCACTCCGGTATACGCGGTCGCCGGTAACTCCGTCAACGAACCGCTTCCGAGATAGTTTGCGCTCGAGACCGAGTACCAAAAAGCATTTTACAGTCGCTTTCCCGCATTATCCTATGCTCGAGAATGTCGTACTACAACAAGGTGGTGCCGCCTTCGCCTTTCTCTTCTTCATCGTCTTCACGGTCATCTTTCTCGCGATGGTCGTGTGGGTCTACACCGACGCGGAGCAAAACAGCGACCACCCCGCGTTTCTCTGGGCGATCGTCGTCTTCCTCGCGCCGGTGTTGGGGCTCGTCCTGTACTTCCTGCTCGGACGGAACGCCCGCAGGAGTCAGTTTTAGCGCCGGTATCTGCGGTCTCGCGAAACGACTGCCGGTCCGCGGCCGCTCGAGGATCGACCGGCCGATTTTACCCGCTCGCGCTCGAGGTCGTACTCGATGACCGACCGCGCGCTCAACTTTCGAGCAATCGTCGCGTCGATACGGAACGACGCGGAGTCGACCGCCGAATCGACCACGATCGTCGACGCGACCGGAACCGATCCAGTCGACGTCTGTCAGGCGGTGTATCGGCGCCTCGGAGAGCACACCGACCACGCCGACTGCGAGTTCTACATGAGCCTCAACACGCGTCGCGAGATGGAACGCGGGCTCGTGAAACGCGGCCCCGAAGCCGCCTCGCTTGACTTTCTCGAGCGACAGATCCGAACCGACGTCTCGATGCCGGACGAGACGGTGCTGTTCATGGAACCCGACGCAGTTACGCTCGGCGGCACGATCACCGGCTCGTCGCCGATCGGGGTGGGGACGATCTCGAAGACGGAATCGGCCTGAAAACAGGTTGTCAGTCAGTCCATCGGGTGGACCTTGGTCACCGTTCCGACACCCTTGCTCCGGCCTTCGCGGAAGACGAACTTCTGGCCCTCCTCGACGAGGTACGGGCGGAACTTAAATCGAACCGTGGTTTCGCCGGTGTCGCCAGGGAGGAGCCGCCCGTCGTCGGGGTGGAAGGCAGCGGCCTCGCCGATCGTCTCGAGGTGGACGACGGGTTCGTAGCCGTCGCCGATTCGCGTGGGATGGTTGAGCACCATCACCTCGGCTTCGAACTCCCGGACCGGTTTCGGATCGGCCTCGCGGGGCAGGAGGACCATCCCGCGCTCGATGGCGCTCTCTTTGACGCCTTTCAGCGCGATGCCGACGATGCGGCCGGCCTGAGCCTTGTCGACGCGGTGGTAGTGCATCTCGATCGAGCGGACCTCGACCTCCTGGAACCGGCCGTCGGGCATCGGCCCCAGTAGGAGTTCGTCGCCGGCCTCGACTTCGCCGGACATCACCGTCCCCG
Above is a window of Natronorubrum tibetense GA33 DNA encoding:
- a CDS encoding PLDc N-terminal domain-containing protein, with translation MLENVVLQQGGAAFAFLFFIVFTVIFLAMVVWVYTDAEQNSDHPAFLWAIVVFLAPVLGLVLYFLLGRNARRSQF